The genome window ATAATGGATGATTTGTGCTAATTTGAACGACTTCTAACCTGGGACGAACTAAATGAAAAAGCGAATTGTTTACGGATTCATAGCCGGCCTGCTGGCATGCACAGCCCTTCTTTTGGATGCGCAACAGGCACCGTCAATGGCACCAACAATCCAACCGAAACCGCAGCCGCCACAAAAAGACGAGCAGCTCTTCTCTCAGAGCTTTGCGGATTCACCGTTGGAAATGCTGGTGGATTTCTACAATGAATGGGTCGGCCGCACGCTCATTATCCAGGCCGACCTTTCACCGACCATCAGCCTGAAATTCAGCAAGCTCACCAAAAAAGAAGCCATGCAGGCCATCGAAACGGTTCTGGCCATGAACGGTGTAGCGCTCGTTCCGATGGGCGAAAAGTTTCTGAAGGTCGTTCCCATCGACAGCGCCCGTCAGGAAGGCATGTCTATTAAACCCTTTGACCCGGAAGAAAGCTATGTTCCGGCCGATCAGCTCATTTCGCAAATCATCCCCTTACGCTACGTGGTCTTTACCGATGTTCAGGCCGTTGTCCAGCACCTGATCCACGGCTATGGAAAAATCCAGTCGCTTGAGCGCATCAACAGCATTCTGATCACCGATACCTCTGCAAACATCGCCCGAATCGTTGAAGTCCTCGCGATGCTCGACCAGCCACTCGAACAGATCGAACCGCGGATCTATCAGCTCAACCACGCCAAAGCCGACGACATTGCCTCCAAACTGAAAGAACTGGTGGAAGCCGCCCAGCCGAGTACCACCAAGCAGGAAGTTGTTGCGGCTGCCAGAACAATTCCCGGCGTCATTCGCGCCCCGACAACCAAAACGGTTGCGGTGCCCGGCAGCTCCGCCGGCGATGAAACCCAGATGATTCAGGGAGAAGTCAAATTTGTCTCCGACGAACGCACCAACATCCTCATTGTCTTTTCTAAACAGGCGAATTTTGATTTTTTTGACCGCATCATCAAAGTGCTCGATGTCCCGGTTGACCCGGAAGTTGTCGTGGAGACGATCAATCTCGAATATGCCGAAGCTTCAGAAATCTCCGGTATCCTGAACGAGTTTGTCGGAGCCGCTCAGGCGGATGAAGAAACCAAAAAAGCCCAGACCGGCGATACCGCGGAATCCGGAAGCAGCCGCAGCCTCAACGATGTCGTTGCCCAGCGTGCGTCCGCCAAGCGCGAAATCAGCGCTGCCGCTAAAACCGCCATCGGTCGCCTCTCCGAAGATACAAAAATCCTTTCCGACGAACGCACCAACTCGCTCCTGCTTATGGGAAACAAAGGCGATGTCGAAGCCCTCAAATCCGTTATCGCCAGGCTCGACGTCATGCTCCAGCAGGTTATGATCGAAGCCGTAATTATTAGTGTTGGGCTCGATGATTCGATTCAAAGTGGAATTCAGTGGGTCTACCAAAATCAACCTGGATACGGTGATGTTCGGTATAAAAAAGAAATCCGGGATGTAACAACTTATGACAATAACAATAATCCAATTATTACTCCCACTGTCTTTGAAGTTCCGGAGTATGTTGAAGGAAAGCTAAACAGAACCGGTTTTGATGCGGATGACCTAGCAGATAATATGGTTGGTGGAGCTCTAACTTATTATGGATTATTTCCAGAGATAAACTTAGAGACCATTATCAGTGCAGCGAAATCTGACAGCAATGCGAGGGTCCTTTCCACTCCTGTTGTCTTAACTACAGACAACACAGAAGCAACGATTACCATTGCGGATGAACGCCCGGTCATCACTTCCTCGATCAACAGCGGCAGCAGTTCCGTCAACAACGGCTACAGCGCACGCGCCACCTATGAATACAAAACCATCGGGATTGACCTGACGGTCACGCCGCGCATCAACCCGAAAAACTTTGTATTGATGGAAATCAATCAGTCGGCGGACGACGTTGGCGGCAACGTAACCGTGGATGGCAACGAAGTGCCGATTATTCAAAAACGCGAAATTACGGCCACCGTAGGAGTCAAAGATAAAGAAACAATTATTCTTGGAGGACTGGTTCGCAAGTCCAACTCCGAAAGCGCCACTAAAATTCCGCTGCTGGGGGACATTCCGCTGCTGGGCTGGCTTTTCAGCTCACACAGCAAATCGGATGACCGCCAGGAGCTGGTTGTCCTTCTTACACCCTACGTGTTGAACAATCCGGAAGAAGCGCAGGCTGAAACGATCCGCCGGTTTGAATCCAGTGATTCGAAAAACAGCGAATGGCCACGCGGCTGGTCGCTCAGCGAACTCGCCAACGATGAGCCGGAAAAAGAGGAATGGAAAACCGGCAAAAAAGCCGAAGGCGGTGAATCGGAATAATTCGGCCGAGACCCGGCAACCAACAGCCTCGCTCCGTTTCTGCGAGGATTGGCTCTGTGAGCCAATCCTGACAACGTAATGCAACCTCATTACCCTATCCGAAAAACTTCAGAATTGCCGGCGCAAGCTGATCGATCCGCTCCAACGGCCGAAAACGATCCGGTTGCGAAAGATACAGAGGAACCGGGTTAACGGTGTGGCTTCGAACAGTCATGTCCTCAATATTCCCGTGGTCACTGGTAACGATCAGCTGGCCATCGAAACTCCACAGTTCGGAGAAGAAACAATCCAGTTTTTCCAGGGTTTTAAAAACCAGATGCTTATCGCCGCGGTGTCCGGCGTGATCGGTCTGGAAAAATTCAAACAACGTAAAGTCATGATCGTTGGCTACATCGATCAGATGTTTTCCCGCCTCTTCCGGAGTTATCAGCGGTCCGTCGTATCCGCGTTCGGCCCTGATCTTCTCGCGGGTTAGATCGTGGCAGACCGCACGGTTCGCCAGCAGATCTGCTTTGCCGCGCACACCGCCGAGCGCGGCCAGAGTGGCCACGGTGGTCACTGATTCGCGACGCGGCGGGATGTGTGCCACATCGTCCAGCCAGTAAGCATTGGCGAATGTGCAGGCTTTTCCTGCCCTGAGCAGGCCGGAAAACACGTTGTGCTCCTGCACCAGGGTTTTCAGCCGCGGCGGAGGAAAGCCTTCGATGTGCCGTCCCATCAGCTTGGGAGCGTTAAGGCCGGTTAAGAGAGCCGCCTGCCCGGTTGCGCTTTGCGGCAGCCCCGGGACTCCAAGCTGTGCATCCAAAGGAACCGATGAGTTCAGCATTTTTCCAAGGTTTGGAAAATAACTGCGATCCGCCAGTGGATTGACAGCAGGATCATCGGAGCCGAGGCCGAAACCATCGATAAATACAAATAATACCTTCTGTTTCATAATGCTTAGTTTTAGTCTTACTCCGAATCATTATATCGGCCAATCGATTAAGAGGAGAACCGCAAATGAAATTCATTGAGCTCGCAAGACAACGCGTCAGTATTCGTTCCTATTCCGACCGGGTTGTCAGTCAAAAAATGCTGAATGAGGTGCTGGAGGCCGGACAGATGGCTCCAACTGCCTGCAATTATCAGCCCTTCCAGTTTGTCGTTGTGAAAGAAACGGAAAACCTGAAGGCCCTCGCGGAGGCGTATCCTGCGGATTGGTTTGCTGAAGCTCCGATAGTGATTGCAATCTGTACGCAGCCCAAACAGGCCTGGCACCGAAAAAAACACGATAATCGATGCTACGCCGATGTCGATGCCGCGATTGCGGCTGATCACATGACGCTGGCAGCTGCAGATTTGGGGCTTGGCACGTGCTGGATCGGTGCCTTTGATCCTAAAAAGGTCCGGAAAGTACTGCAGGTTCCCCGCAGCGCAGAACCGCTGATTTTGTTAACACTCGGGCATCCCAATGAAACGGGACGCCCCAAACAGCGCAAGCCGATGAATGAACTGGTGCGGCTTGAGAACTGGAACAACGAATGATTGGTATACTGATTTTAAAACTGATGGTGCTGGCGATTCTGGTTTATGCCGGTGCAGTCATCTTCATGTGGGTTCGACAGGATCGTTTTCTGTTCAAGCCGAATCATTGGGAGCCCCTGCCGGAGTTCGAAAAATACCGATGGGATCGGGAAGTTAACGGCGTAAAGCTTCAGGGATGGTTTCTGGATAAAGGCTGTGATAAAACCGTCATCTATCACGGAGGAAATGCCGAAGACCTCGCCGGACACTGCGACGTTCTTTTCCAGGGGTTAACAACCAACGCCCTGCTCGTGAACTACCGAGGTTACGGACAAAGCGAAGGCCGGCCGGCGGAAAAGGACATGATCGCCGACTGCATCGCAGTGCTTGATCTGTTCTGTAAAGAAAAAGCGGTTCCCTTTTCTTCCATCTTCCTGATGGGACGCAGCCTCGGCAGCGGAGTGTCGGTTCAGGTCGCGGCGGCCCGCCCTGAGGTCGCCGGGGTCATTCTGGTGACTCCGTACGAAAGCATTGCCGCCATCGCCCGCTTTCAGTATCCGTGGCTGCCGATCGAACGACTGCTCCATCATCCTTTCCAATCCATTGACTTTGCTCCGGCTCTAAAATTGCCGGCGCTGGTTCTGCTTGCCGAATTTGATGAAGTGATTCCGGTTGAAAGCGGGCTCAGGCTGGGCAGCGCCTGGGGCGGACCAAAAGAAATCATCACCCTGCCCACCGGGCATATGGACATTAATGAACATCCGGATTACTTCACCGCCATCAACCGGTTTGTGAAATAATTCCCGCGCAAAGCCGCAGAGGAGCAAAGAGTTGCTTATTCTTCGAGACCGTTAACCGCCCGAACAATTCCATCTTTCATTAAAACCGCGCCAAAATTGAGCAGCAGTCCCAATTTAAGTCCAGTAAGCCGGAGATAGGTTTGGAGTTGCTTGCGATGAACAGCAGTCACTGCCTCCACTGACTTTAGCTCCAGAATAACTTTTCTTTCGATAATGATGTCAGCACGGAAACCTTCATCAAACTGAACTCCGTCATACACAATGGGAACAGCAACTTGCCTTTGAACTGACAGCCTGCGGCGCTCTAGTTCCCGGGTAAGAACAATTTCATAAACAGATTCCAGCAACCCCGGTCCCAGCGCTCGATGAACTTTTACAGCAGCATCAACGACTTCTTTAGAAATGTCATTTTCACTCATGATGCCTCCATGTCTAACCCAAATAACTCAGCTTAGCGCCTTTGCGGCTTTGCGCGAGAACTTTTCCCGGGGGTCAAAGCAGTAATCATTCCGGCGAGAATAAAAATTCCGGCCAGGATTTCCGGTGTGCTGAATTTCTCATCGAGAATCAGCCACGCAAAAAAGGCCGCGGCGAACGGTTTCAGGAAAAACGCCATGGATCCAGTCCCGGCGCCGACGTGGCCGATTCCATGAATATACAGGAAGTAGCCAATTGCTGTGCCAAAGATCGCCAGGTAAACGGTACCGAACCAATCGACGGCTCCATATTCCGAAAAAGGAACGCCCTCCAGAGTAAAAGCGATTGGGAGAAGAATGACGCCGCCGATCAGGGATGCCAACGTGATGATTGTCAGCGCGCCGTAACGAGGAATGATCTTTTTGGAAAAGACCGTATACAAAGCAAAGGCCAGAGTCGCTGCCGCCATGATCAGAATTCCCTGAAGGCCCACTCCGTCGGCCCGATCTTTTGCCAACGCTCCCACGCCGGTCAGGCAAAGCAGTACGGCACCCAATTTGCGCAGAGTAATCTTTTCAGAAAGCATCAGCGCGGCAAACAAGACAACAAAGACCGGATTGCAGCTGAAGATCAATGCGGCAATATTGGCCGGCAGAAACATGATTCCGAGATGAAACAGACTGGCCATCAGCGTAACGCCAACCAGTCCGACCCCGAAAAGAACCATCCAGTCCCGCAGTCCGATTCTGACATTTCGCCGGCGCAGTTCTGAACGGGCGGGTGCGGCCAGTACAAGACCGGTAATCACAAAGCGAAAGCAGGCCAGCCAGAATGGATTGCTTCCAGCGATGCCGTCACCGATCTGCATTAACTTGGAAGCCACTTCGACCGTACTGAACAGTAAAACTCCCAGAATCAGAGCTGTCAGACCGATTCCGGAGGAACGCTCCGGCCCGCTCATTTTGCGCCTTTGTTCTGCTTTACAAGGGTCTTCAGCTTTCCGGCCTTGAGAATCTTTTCAACGGGCGTCATGTGATCGACCAGCAACACTCCGTTCAGATGGTCATTTTCATGCTGAATCGCACGGGCAAGCAATCCTTTCGCATTCAAAGTCTGTTCGTTACCGTCTCGATCCAGATAACGCAAAACAACTTCCTTAGGACGGGTTACTGAAACCTGAATTCCCGGGAAGCTCAGACAGCCCTCATCCATCACGTCGGTTTCTTCAGATGCTCCAATAACTTCAGGGTTGAAAATTACCAGAGGCATTTTTACACCGGGATTCAGGGGCAGTCCCTCTTTGTCCTGATCCGCCCGCGCAGGAATATCCAGAATAAACAAAGCTTCAGTGCGGCCGATCTGTTCGGCCGCCAGACCGATGCCGTCTGCGGAATACATCAGCCCGAACATACGGTCAGCCAGCTTGCGCAGATCATCCGTTACCTCTGCTACCGGTTCGGCTTTTTTACGCAGGATCGGATTGCCATAGGTTGTAATTGGGTTTGCCATTTTTCTCCTCAGATTTTCAAAAACATGTATTTTAACGGAATGCAGATTGTTTTCACAACGTTTAACGCCCGCTATTCGCATACATCTCTTTCTCTTCGCTGCCTGCGCGCGAATTTGGGGGGCCTGCATGAACTCTCGGAAATTGTAGAGTTTGATATCCGGATTTCCCCGCAGGTCGCCGCCGAAAAACTGCTGGCCCAACACCCGCAAATCCTGCTCTTCAGTGTATATATCTGGAATATCATGGTCACCTTTGAGACCGTTCACATTTTGCGGCTTCTGCGGCCGGACCTGAAAATCATTATTGGCGGACCGGAAGCCAGTTATGAATATGAAGAGAATTCACTGTTTCAACTGGTGGACCACCTGATCCGCGGAGAAGGTGAAACTGTTATCGAGAAAACCTGTCGCGATCTGCTGAAAGGAAATTCCCTGCCGAAAGTCATTGAATCACCTCCGGCAGATCTGGCAGTCGTCGCCCTTCCCTATGAGGAATACACCGATGAAGACATAGCCCACCGCCGGATCTATGTGGAGAGCACCCGAGGGTGCCCTTTTTCCTGTGATTACTGCCTGTCCTCCCTTGAACATGGCATTCGCACAGTACCTTTGGATCGTCTTTTTCCAATATTCGGAAAACTGATTGAGCGCGGCGCCCGAATCTTTAAATTCATTGATCGAAGCTTCAACGTCTGTACGGATCATGCTGCATCGGTAATGGAATTCTTCCTCGAAAACCAATGCGACGGCATGATGCTGCATTTGGAGTGGGAACCGCATTTGCTGGAAGAACGGCTGGAAGCACTTCTTCGCAAAGCTCCCAGCGGATTTTTTCAACTGGAAGTGGGCGTGCAGACCTTTACGCCCGAGGTCGCCGAACGGATCAACCGGAGACTGAACAGTAACGCAGTCGAAAACAATATCCGTCTGCTCAGCACATTGCCCTCTGTCCATTTGCATGCCGACCTGATTGCCGGGCTTCCCGGCGAAACCATGGATAGTCTTGCCCGAAGCTTCGATCAACTTCAGGCCTGCGGTCCACATGAAATACAGCTGGGCATCCTCAAGAAACTGCGGGGAGCGCCTATTGCAAAACACGATCAGGAATTTGAAATGGTCTACAATACGGCTCCCCCGTACGACGTGCTTCAGACGTCTACAATGTGTTTTCCAGAACTGCAGGCCGTACGCCGCTTTGCCCGTTTCTGGGACATTACGGTGAACAATGGACGGTTTCCAGACAGCTCCCCATTGATTTGGAAAGACCAACCCTCTGTTTTTAACGCATTTATGGAATGGAGCCAGTGGCTTTACACTCAGACACATGCCGTCTTCGGCTTTACCCCTGCCCGACTCGGCCGTCTTTTGGGCCGGTTTTTAACTGAAAAGAGGAACCTGTCGGACAAAGAAGTGTCTGCAGCCATTGAGCACGATCTCGGCGCATCAGCAACTGGAGCCAAAGGAATGGAGCGGCAGGCTCGAAGAAAACAATGAGCGCCCCGAAAGTCATAGGAATTGTCGGCGCATCCGGGTCCGGAAAAACAACCATTGCCGGAGAGCTGGCGAAACTCTGCGGAGAAACCTGCATGGTTTCACAAGACAACTACTATCAGGACCTGCCCGATGATGCGGATGCGGAGCAATGGAACTTTGACAACCCAGATGTCATTGATTTGGCACAGCTTGCCCGTGATTTGAAAACTCTCAAGAACGGCCGCCCGGCCGAGGCTCCCCGATATATCTTTTCAAGCCATCGTCGCGCCCCGGACCGCATTTTATTGCACCCGTCTCCGGTGATTCTTGTGGAAGGTCTGTTTCTTTTTGTCTTACCGGAACTGCGCAACGTTTTTGATCTCAAAGTATTCATCGATATTCCGATGGCAACCTGTCTGGAACGCCGGGTGCGGCGTGACG of Tichowtungia aerotolerans contains these proteins:
- the gspD gene encoding type II secretion system secretin GspD, yielding MAPTIQPKPQPPQKDEQLFSQSFADSPLEMLVDFYNEWVGRTLIIQADLSPTISLKFSKLTKKEAMQAIETVLAMNGVALVPMGEKFLKVVPIDSARQEGMSIKPFDPEESYVPADQLISQIIPLRYVVFTDVQAVVQHLIHGYGKIQSLERINSILITDTSANIARIVEVLAMLDQPLEQIEPRIYQLNHAKADDIASKLKELVEAAQPSTTKQEVVAAARTIPGVIRAPTTKTVAVPGSSAGDETQMIQGEVKFVSDERTNILIVFSKQANFDFFDRIIKVLDVPVDPEVVVETINLEYAEASEISGILNEFVGAAQADEETKKAQTGDTAESGSSRSLNDVVAQRASAKREISAAAKTAIGRLSEDTKILSDERTNSLLLMGNKGDVEALKSVIARLDVMLQQVMIEAVIISVGLDDSIQSGIQWVYQNQPGYGDVRYKKEIRDVTTYDNNNNPIITPTVFEVPEYVEGKLNRTGFDADDLADNMVGGALTYYGLFPEINLETIISAAKSDSNARVLSTPVVLTTDNTEATITIADERPVITSSINSGSSSVNNGYSARATYEYKTIGIDLTVTPRINPKNFVLMEINQSADDVGGNVTVDGNEVPIIQKREITATVGVKDKETIILGGLVRKSNSESATKIPLLGDIPLLGWLFSSHSKSDDRQELVVLLTPYVLNNPEEAQAETIRRFESSDSKNSEWPRGWSLSELANDEPEKEEWKTGKKAEGGESE
- a CDS encoding nitroreductase family protein encodes the protein MKFIELARQRVSIRSYSDRVVSQKMLNEVLEAGQMAPTACNYQPFQFVVVKETENLKALAEAYPADWFAEAPIVIAICTQPKQAWHRKKHDNRCYADVDAAIAADHMTLAAADLGLGTCWIGAFDPKKVRKVLQVPRSAEPLILLTLGHPNETGRPKQRKPMNELVRLENWNNE
- a CDS encoding alpha/beta hydrolase, which produces MIGILILKLMVLAILVYAGAVIFMWVRQDRFLFKPNHWEPLPEFEKYRWDREVNGVKLQGWFLDKGCDKTVIYHGGNAEDLAGHCDVLFQGLTTNALLVNYRGYGQSEGRPAEKDMIADCIAVLDLFCKEKAVPFSSIFLMGRSLGSGVSVQVAAARPEVAGVILVTPYESIAAIARFQYPWLPIERLLHHPFQSIDFAPALKLPALVLLAEFDEVIPVESGLRLGSAWGGPKEIITLPTGHMDINEHPDYFTAINRFVK
- a CDS encoding GxxExxY protein produces the protein MSENDISKEVVDAAVKVHRALGPGLLESVYEIVLTRELERRRLSVQRQVAVPIVYDGVQFDEGFRADIIIERKVILELKSVEAVTAVHRKQLQTYLRLTGLKLGLLLNFGAVLMKDGIVRAVNGLEE
- a CDS encoding DMT family transporter, translated to MSGPERSSGIGLTALILGVLLFSTVEVASKLMQIGDGIAGSNPFWLACFRFVITGLVLAAPARSELRRRNVRIGLRDWMVLFGVGLVGVTLMASLFHLGIMFLPANIAALIFSCNPVFVVLFAALMLSEKITLRKLGAVLLCLTGVGALAKDRADGVGLQGILIMAAATLAFALYTVFSKKIIPRYGALTIITLASLIGGVILLPIAFTLEGVPFSEYGAVDWFGTVYLAIFGTAIGYFLYIHGIGHVGAGTGSMAFFLKPFAAAFFAWLILDEKFSTPEILAGIFILAGMITALTPGKSSRAKPQRR
- the def gene encoding peptide deformylase, whose amino-acid sequence is MANPITTYGNPILRKKAEPVAEVTDDLRKLADRMFGLMYSADGIGLAAEQIGRTEALFILDIPARADQDKEGLPLNPGVKMPLVIFNPEVIGASEETDVMDEGCLSFPGIQVSVTRPKEVVLRYLDRDGNEQTLNAKGLLARAIQHENDHLNGVLLVDHMTPVEKILKAGKLKTLVKQNKGAK
- a CDS encoding B12-binding domain-containing radical SAM protein, with protein sequence MYFNGMQIVFTTFNARYSHTSLSLRCLRANLGGLHELSEIVEFDIRISPQVAAEKLLAQHPQILLFSVYIWNIMVTFETVHILRLLRPDLKIIIGGPEASYEYEENSLFQLVDHLIRGEGETVIEKTCRDLLKGNSLPKVIESPPADLAVVALPYEEYTDEDIAHRRIYVESTRGCPFSCDYCLSSLEHGIRTVPLDRLFPIFGKLIERGARIFKFIDRSFNVCTDHAASVMEFFLENQCDGMMLHLEWEPHLLEERLEALLRKAPSGFFQLEVGVQTFTPEVAERINRRLNSNAVENNIRLLSTLPSVHLHADLIAGLPGETMDSLARSFDQLQACGPHEIQLGILKKLRGAPIAKHDQEFEMVYNTAPPYDVLQTSTMCFPELQAVRRFARFWDITVNNGRFPDSSPLIWKDQPSVFNAFMEWSQWLYTQTHAVFGFTPARLGRLLGRFLTEKRNLSDKEVSAAIEHDLGASATGAKGMERQARRKQ
- a CDS encoding uridine kinase family protein encodes the protein MSAPKVIGIVGASGSGKTTIAGELAKLCGETCMVSQDNYYQDLPDDADAEQWNFDNPDVIDLAQLARDLKTLKNGRPAEAPRYIFSSHRRAPDRILLHPSPVILVEGLFLFVLPELRNVFDLKVFIDIPMATCLERRVRRDVCERGRIETIVRRRWQEQVEPVFKQLVEPSRKSADFVLNPEGLTPRQCAEEIFKIK